The following proteins are encoded in a genomic region of Spirosoma sp. SC4-14:
- a CDS encoding TonB-dependent receptor — MVYNCLKRVYYTLPIVLLCWLVCTGAFAQERKITGRVTDGNDNNALPGANVVVKGTQTGMVTDATGQFSLNVPAGRDVLTISAIGYVAQDVTIGSRTTINITLSPDIKTLNEVVVTGYGAQAKRDITGAVATVDAKQLLSVPATNVGQALQGRVAGVTVGNENAPGGGVMVRIRGFGTINDNSPLYVIDGVPTKGNLNTLNLNDIESMQILKDASAASIYGSRAGNGVVIITTKKGKAGKPKFTYDMYYGSQRHGKLLDMLNTQEYANLIWESRKNSGVVAANGNPLHSQFGNGPTPVIPDYILPSGAFEGDPRVARNPDGTYVNYNNDINSSKFLLITKANKEGTNWMEEIFRVAPIQNHQIGVSGGGENGRYAMSLNYFNQDGIMKYTGYKRYSLRSNTEFNVTKRVRVGQNFQVAYGERVGQPSGNNTESNPISFAYRIQPIIPVYDVAGNFAGTRGGDLDNAFNPMADLYRNKDNVQKEIRLFGNAFAEVDILPNLTARTSFGIDYNLFNYRNYSIRNIEASEARGSNSLTTSNNYEWTWTWYNTLTYNISLGDRHRFNVIAGTESIKNYYEFFDASRTNFAVDDIENRYLSAGTGVQTNNGGASNWRLASEFAKLNYALDDKYLVDLTVRRDRSSRFAPEFRSAVFPAASVGWRISKENFFKPLTFVDDLKFRAGLGQTGNQEIGNYNPYTQFSTNPITSFYDINGTRTSAVPGYELTQFGNAKAKWETTTSLNIGFDASLLKNKLGINFDWYTRTTSDMLFPVQAPLTQGVATVPFQNIGSMRNRGIDLMINYGDKIGASGFTYNIGANFSTYRNVVTKTNGDPSTQYFGINDERIQNFVVTQQNYPIASFFGYTIDGIFQTNEEAKAWPVQFGNAASENVAGRFKFHDVNGDGKIDSQDLSIIGSPHPKFTYGLNLNLNYKNFGLTIFGQGVQGNQIFNYTKYWTDFPTFGGNRSTRMLYQSWRPGATDAILPQLRSSDQVSIQPSTYYLESGSYFRMKNIQLTYQLPQALLSRLKIGTMAVYVQGQNLFTVTKYSGMDPEVNLRSYSAGNDRQIGVDGGSYPVAKTVLVGLNLSF, encoded by the coding sequence ATGGTTTACAACTGTTTGAAACGGGTGTATTACACCTTACCAATCGTGCTGCTATGCTGGCTCGTGTGTACGGGAGCGTTTGCTCAGGAACGTAAAATTACTGGCCGGGTTACGGATGGAAACGACAACAATGCCCTACCCGGTGCCAACGTTGTGGTTAAAGGCACACAAACGGGTATGGTTACCGATGCCACTGGGCAATTCTCACTCAATGTTCCTGCCGGGCGCGATGTGCTAACGATTTCGGCAATCGGTTATGTAGCGCAGGACGTTACGATTGGTAGCCGAACAACCATCAACATTACCCTTTCTCCCGACATTAAAACACTCAACGAAGTTGTGGTAACGGGATACGGTGCCCAGGCTAAACGCGACATTACGGGGGCCGTAGCAACGGTAGATGCCAAACAACTGCTGTCTGTTCCGGCCACAAACGTAGGACAGGCACTTCAGGGTCGTGTAGCCGGTGTAACGGTGGGTAACGAAAATGCACCGGGTGGCGGAGTTATGGTCCGGATTCGGGGGTTTGGAACTATCAACGACAACTCCCCTCTCTACGTTATCGACGGGGTGCCTACCAAAGGCAACCTGAACACCCTGAACCTGAACGACATCGAGAGCATGCAGATTCTGAAAGATGCGTCGGCAGCATCGATCTACGGTTCGCGGGCGGGCAATGGTGTGGTGATCATTACCACTAAAAAAGGAAAAGCCGGAAAGCCTAAGTTTACGTACGATATGTACTATGGCTCACAGCGACATGGCAAGTTACTCGACATGCTTAACACGCAGGAGTATGCCAATCTGATCTGGGAATCTCGGAAAAATTCGGGAGTTGTAGCCGCAAACGGCAATCCGCTCCATTCGCAGTTCGGTAATGGCCCAACTCCCGTCATTCCCGATTATATTCTGCCTAGTGGCGCTTTTGAAGGCGATCCGCGTGTAGCCCGCAATCCAGACGGAACGTATGTAAATTACAACAACGACATCAACTCGTCGAAATTTCTGCTGATTACGAAAGCCAATAAAGAAGGTACCAACTGGATGGAAGAAATTTTTCGGGTAGCCCCCATTCAAAATCATCAGATAGGTGTTTCGGGAGGTGGCGAAAATGGGCGTTATGCCATGTCGCTCAACTATTTCAACCAGGATGGGATCATGAAGTATACCGGCTACAAGCGCTATTCGCTGCGGTCGAATACAGAATTCAACGTTACCAAACGGGTTCGGGTTGGTCAAAACTTTCAGGTTGCCTACGGTGAGCGAGTGGGACAACCCAGTGGAAACAATACCGAAAGTAATCCAATCTCGTTTGCTTACCGCATTCAACCCATCATTCCGGTTTATGACGTAGCAGGTAACTTTGCAGGTACACGCGGTGGCGATCTGGACAATGCCTTCAACCCAATGGCCGATTTATACCGGAACAAGGACAACGTTCAGAAAGAAATTCGCCTTTTTGGTAATGCCTTTGCCGAAGTCGACATTCTGCCAAACCTGACGGCTCGAACCAGTTTCGGTATTGACTACAATTTGTTCAACTACCGCAACTACTCGATTCGAAACATCGAAGCCTCCGAAGCCCGCGGTTCAAACAGTCTGACAACCAGCAATAACTACGAATGGACGTGGACATGGTATAACACCCTGACCTACAATATATCGTTGGGCGATCGGCATCGGTTTAATGTGATTGCCGGTACTGAATCGATCAAAAATTACTATGAGTTTTTTGATGCCAGCCGGACCAACTTTGCCGTCGATGACATTGAGAACCGATACCTGAGTGCCGGTACGGGTGTTCAGACCAACAATGGTGGCGCTTCGAACTGGCGGCTGGCTTCGGAATTTGCTAAACTGAACTATGCCCTCGACGATAAATACCTGGTCGATCTGACCGTTCGTCGTGACCGCTCGTCGCGGTTTGCTCCCGAATTTCGGTCGGCTGTTTTCCCGGCAGCCAGCGTGGGTTGGCGGATATCAAAAGAAAATTTCTTCAAACCGCTGACCTTTGTTGACGACCTGAAATTCAGAGCTGGTTTAGGGCAAACGGGTAATCAGGAAATTGGTAACTACAACCCGTATACGCAGTTTAGTACGAACCCAATCACGTCGTTCTACGACATCAACGGCACTCGTACGTCAGCCGTTCCAGGTTATGAACTAACGCAGTTTGGCAACGCCAAAGCCAAATGGGAAACCACTACCAGCCTCAACATTGGTTTCGATGCCAGTCTGTTAAAAAACAAACTCGGTATTAATTTCGACTGGTATACCCGCACTACCTCCGATATGCTATTCCCGGTACAGGCTCCGCTCACACAGGGCGTTGCTACGGTTCCCTTCCAGAACATTGGGTCGATGCGTAACCGGGGGATAGATCTGATGATTAACTACGGCGACAAAATTGGAGCCAGTGGCTTTACCTACAACATCGGAGCCAACTTCAGCACCTATCGCAACGTAGTTACCAAAACCAACGGCGACCCAAGCACGCAGTATTTCGGTATCAACGACGAGCGTATCCAGAACTTTGTTGTAACCCAGCAGAATTACCCCATCGCTTCATTCTTCGGGTATACAATCGATGGTATTTTCCAGACCAACGAAGAAGCGAAAGCCTGGCCTGTGCAGTTTGGCAATGCGGCTTCTGAAAACGTAGCCGGACGGTTCAAATTCCATGATGTTAACGGCGATGGCAAAATCGATTCGCAGGATCTGAGCATCATTGGTAGCCCACACCCCAAATTCACCTACGGGCTGAACCTGAACCTGAACTACAAAAACTTTGGATTAACCATCTTCGGTCAGGGCGTTCAGGGCAATCAGATCTTCAACTACACTAAATACTGGACCGACTTCCCAACGTTTGGTGGCAACCGCAGCACCCGTATGCTGTATCAGTCATGGAGGCCAGGGGCAACCGATGCTATTTTACCCCAGCTTCGCTCAAGCGACCAGGTTAGTATCCAACCATCGACCTATTACCTCGAAAGCGGCTCTTACTTCCGGATGAAGAACATCCAGTTGACTTACCAGTTGCCGCAGGCGCTCCTGTCGCGGTTAAAAATCGGCACAATGGCGGTATACGTTCAGGGGCAAAACCTGTTTACAGTCACGAAGTATTCTGGCATGGACCCAGAAGTCAATCTGCGGAGCTACTCAGCTGGCAACGACCGCCAGATTGGTGTCGACGGTGGCTCGTATCCTGTTGCCAAAACTGTTTTGGTTGGTCTGAATCTATCATTTTAA
- a CDS encoding RagB/SusD family nutrient uptake outer membrane protein, giving the protein MKKTTLVIISLSLAVATSCSDKFLDVQPKAALAVTTLQNKAGVNALLIGAYSLLDGWATPEGAYRSYQVGADNWVYGSVASDDAYKGTIAGDQPPISLIEQGNIQSDNIYFRGKWRGMYDGIARSNDALQAVAVAKDMTDAEKQQVIAEARFLRGHYHFELKKMYNMVPYIDEKTYNPNDLESTKLPNNTDIWPNIVADIKAAYDALPTKQTQVGRPTKWAAAAELAKAYLFQKKYAEAKTLLEAIVASGQYKLVDKYHDNFKAVTNNNAESIFEIQYSVNDGASGGENGNIGSTLNYPYGGGGVTTCCGFFQPSQNLVNAFKTDATGLPMLDTFNASDVTNDQGIESTAPFTPYAGTVDPRLDWTVGRRGIPFLDWGVHPGKAYVRDQSYGGPYSPKKHVMYKSDVGTNTFAGNPRLNANNYRIIRYSHVLLWLAEIEVEIGDLEKARAYVNQIRKRAANPDGFVKNTDGTPSANYLIKEYSATWTDKDLARKAVQFEQRLEFAMEGHRRFDLVRWGIADQVLNAYYPVEAKKRSYLNGVSFVKGKHEYFPIPIQEIFNSKKGGTATLTQNPGY; this is encoded by the coding sequence ATGAAAAAAACAACCCTAGTCATAATCTCACTTAGTCTGGCAGTAGCTACTTCCTGCTCCGACAAGTTTTTAGATGTACAACCCAAAGCTGCCCTGGCCGTTACAACGCTCCAAAACAAAGCAGGTGTCAATGCCCTGCTGATTGGTGCTTATTCGTTGCTCGATGGTTGGGCAACCCCCGAAGGCGCTTACCGGTCTTATCAGGTTGGTGCCGACAACTGGGTATATGGGAGCGTTGCCAGTGATGACGCCTATAAGGGCACTATTGCGGGCGACCAACCCCCAATTTCTCTGATCGAGCAGGGCAATATACAGTCCGACAACATTTATTTTCGGGGTAAATGGCGCGGTATGTATGATGGTATAGCCCGCTCTAACGATGCCTTACAGGCTGTAGCCGTAGCTAAAGACATGACCGATGCCGAAAAACAGCAGGTTATTGCCGAAGCTCGTTTTCTGCGGGGCCATTATCATTTCGAGCTGAAGAAGATGTATAACATGGTTCCTTACATCGACGAGAAAACCTACAACCCCAATGATCTGGAAAGCACAAAGCTGCCAAACAACACCGACATATGGCCCAATATCGTAGCCGACATAAAAGCGGCTTATGATGCATTGCCAACCAAACAAACTCAGGTCGGTCGGCCAACCAAGTGGGCTGCCGCAGCCGAACTGGCCAAAGCCTATCTGTTCCAGAAAAAATATGCCGAAGCCAAAACGCTGCTGGAAGCAATAGTCGCTAGCGGACAATATAAACTGGTCGATAAGTATCACGACAATTTCAAAGCCGTAACGAACAACAATGCGGAGTCGATCTTTGAAATCCAATATTCGGTTAACGACGGCGCATCGGGTGGCGAAAATGGCAATATCGGGTCAACGCTCAACTACCCCTACGGTGGTGGCGGTGTTACAACCTGCTGTGGCTTTTTCCAGCCCTCACAAAATCTGGTCAATGCCTTCAAAACCGATGCCACTGGCCTGCCTATGCTCGATACGTTCAATGCTTCTGATGTAACAAACGATCAGGGAATTGAGTCTACAGCCCCTTTTACACCCTATGCCGGTACGGTTGACCCACGACTCGACTGGACAGTTGGGCGCCGGGGAATTCCTTTCCTGGACTGGGGTGTTCATCCGGGCAAAGCCTACGTTCGTGACCAATCGTATGGCGGCCCCTATTCGCCCAAAAAACACGTCATGTATAAATCAGATGTAGGTACCAATACGTTTGCCGGGAACCCACGCCTGAACGCCAACAACTACCGAATTATCCGATATAGCCATGTGTTGTTGTGGCTGGCCGAGATTGAAGTCGAAATTGGCGATCTGGAAAAAGCACGCGCCTACGTGAATCAGATCCGCAAACGGGCTGCGAACCCCGACGGTTTTGTAAAAAATACCGACGGAACGCCCTCTGCCAACTACCTGATCAAAGAATACAGCGCAACCTGGACCGACAAAGATCTGGCACGCAAGGCCGTACAGTTTGAACAGCGGCTGGAGTTTGCCATGGAAGGCCATCGTCGGTTCGACCTCGTTCGGTGGGGTATTGCAGATCAGGTACTGAACGCCTATTATCCGGTAGAAGCTAAAAAACGCTCTTACCTCAATGGCGTTTCATTTGTGAAAGGCAAACATGAATATTTCCCAATTCCGATTCAGGAAATATTTAACAGCAAAAAAGGCGGTACAGCAACCCTGACACAGAATCCAGGGTATTAG